One window of the Anopheles cruzii chromosome 2, idAnoCruzAS_RS32_06, whole genome shotgun sequence genome contains the following:
- the LOC128267154 gene encoding uncharacterized protein LOC128267154 yields the protein MSPDKCATSSSSPSAARPPTGRSSPGRKSAKNADTPPPVAGEMHPAASELAAHVPKPKSKSTKGEKQQAVQWTGRENERPTGRVSGPVKQPMPAMRTVYILFSVLLVGMFILSAALLTYIDRRLQPAPVVVVAPAGHHHHPAPVTVDEMRRQVETIVRNYWKHNIDKFSEDLLAHVGRRRSVPEFSTSLPYLVANQRVQNERKLPFREATRARRDLSQFDDNLVPDQDGPNVEFFNPKLRSELEKKDAEIIKKTGQKGAAPGGDSWVWLTSYSRIPFDAITGFCRATKEYCPPGPPGLPGIPGPKGNRGDPGLPGPAGVDGREGKPGPRGPKGEIGYPGNPGLDGRDGVPGEPGLDGVPGRAGADGIPGKDGKDGTSGVDGRNGIDGKDGFPGPMGPIGPPGPVGPRGIHGPKGKQGRPGTNGTPGTPGINAWKVKVNDTFSNELLVPPSIAGAGTVEALRPIVVHEGTHLRLRCAATGTPKPHVEWRRADGKTISNGAWEATSMAGHTLNITKINRVHMGAYQCLADNGISPPANQTFNIEVHFAPLIRVRNQMAYAVNGSTVTFVCEVEAFPEAIKYWERFPGGRLLENGDKFQMETLFDGYKSVMRLNVTNIRPGDFGEYHCVAKNELGMTEAEFHLMEHSPFIIRPPGSTDISVYGTKPPEKESYEDICGPPTTCPECPDPRDFKCKDTIVSLYDLVGNLEIKPIGNVSYTGLSNRTTDCVLYAVGKPVYHKYTEQLFGAWLKDPAARNDALEKKVWATRENDTNRLFEFANKTTYRNNVATKTYRLERPFRGNAHVVYNGSFYYNERNSPRIVKYDLNVERQTAMTELEGVTTNGSNYLYTTEINYMDFNVDDNGLWVIYGTPDSNNTMVVKLNENNLTVQYGWNISVNHHKVGEMFIVCGVLYAIDSVTERNTKIRLALDLYHSKLLDVSLAFTNPFRKTTTVGYNFKNKELYTWDRGNQLTYPIRYHEIGYNTTASEKADDGLNPQMQTGYDIFTDHDTETEDVR from the exons ATGAGTCCCGATAAGTGcgccacatcatcatcatcgccgtcggcCGCGCGGCCACCGACTGGTCGCTCTTCGCCCGGTCGAAAGTCAGCGAAAAATGCTgacacaccaccgccggtcgccggcgaGATGCATCCGGCAGCATCCGAGTTGGCAGCGCACGTTCCGAAGCCAAAAAGCAAGTCAACGAAAGGTGAGAAACAGCAGGCGGTGCAATGGACTGGGCGTGAGAATGAGCGACCCACGGGGCGAGTGAGTGGCCCGGTCAAACAACCGATGCCGGCGATGCGCACCGTCTACATCCTGTTCAGTGTGCTGCTCGTGGGAATGTTTATTCTTTCGGCCGCCCTGCTCACGTACATCGATCGCAGACtacaaccggcaccggttgttgttgttgcaccgGCCGGGCACCATCATCACCCCGCGCCGGTAACCGTGGACGAAATGCGCCGTCAGGTCGAGACGATCGTCCGGAACTATTGGAAACATAATATCGATAAATTCAGCGAGGACTTACTAGCCCACGTCGGACGGAGGAGGTCGGTGCCGGAGTTTAG CACGTCATTGCCTTACTTAGTAGCGAATCAGAGAGTACAAAACGAGCGAAAGCTGCCGTTCCGGGAGGCGACCCGAGCCCGGCGCGATCTCAGCCAGTTCGACGACAACCTGGTCCCGGATCAGGACG GTCCAAATGTGGAGTTCTTCAACCCCAAGCTGCGATCGGAGCTCGAGAAGAAGGACGCCGAGATAATCAAGAAGACGGGCCAGAAGGGAGCGGCCCCCGGTGGCGATAGTTGGGTTTGGCTGACGAGCTACTCGCGCATTCCG TTCGATGCAATCACTGGATTCTGCCGGGCAACGAAAGAATACTGTCCTCCGGGTCCGCCCGGGTTGCCGGGCATACCCGGGCCGAAGGGTAACCGTGGCGATCCGGGTCTCCCGGGACCGGCCGGAGTGGACGGACGCGAGGGCAAGCCTGGGCCACGGGGACCGAAGGGCGAAATCGGTTACCCGGGCAACCCGGGCCTGGATGGGCGCGACGGTGTGCCGGGTGAACCGGGACTGGACGGTGTTCCGGgacgtgccggtgccgatggcaTCCCTGGCAAGGACGGCAAGGACGGTACTTCCGGTGTCGATGGACGCAACGGTATCGACGGCAAGGACG GATTCCCTGGTCCGATGGGACCAATCGGACCCCCTGGACCGGTCGGACCGAGAG GAATTCACGGACCGAAAGGCAAACAGGGCCGCCCGGGCACGAACGGGACGCCCGGAACGCCCGGGATAAACGCGTGGAAGGTGAAGGTGAACGACACGTTCTCGAACGAGCTGCTGGtgccgccatcgatcgccggtgccggcacGGTCGAGGCACTGCGGCCGATCGTGGTCCACGAGGGGACTCACCTGCGGCTCCGGTGTGCGGCCACGGGCACCCCAAAACCACACGTCGAGTGGCGCCGGGCGGACGGAAAAACCATTTCCAACGGAGCCTGGGAAG CAACCTCGATGGCTGGCCACACGCTCAACATAACCAAAATCAATCGGGTGCACATGGGCGCGTACCAGTGCCTGGCGGACAACGGGATCTCGCCACCGGCCAACCAGACGTTCAACATCGAAGTGCACT TCGCACCGCTGATCCGGGTTCGCAATCAAATGGCGTACGCCGTGAACGGCTCGACGGTAACGTTTGTGTGCGAG GTCGAAGCGTTCCCGGAGGCGATCAAGTACTGGGAACGGTTTCCCGGAGGCCGGCTGCTGGAGAATGGTGATAAATTTCAGATGGAAACCCTTTTCGATGG GTATAAATCGGTTATGCGGTTGAACGTCACCAACATCCGGCCTGGTGACTTTGGCGAGTATCACTGTGTGGCCAAAAACGAGCTCGGCATGACCGAGGCGGAGTTCCACCTGATGGAACACTCGCCGTTCATCATTCGACCGCCGGGTTCGACGGACATCAGCGTGTACGGTACGAAGCCGCCGGAGAAGGAATCGTACGAAGACATCTGCGGACCACCGACGACCTGCCCGGAGTGTCCGGACCCGAG GGACTTCAAGTGTAAGGACACGATCGTGTCGCTGTACGATTTGGTCGGGAATCTGGAAATCAAACCCATCGGGAACGTCAGCTACACCGGGCTCTCCAACCGGACGACAG ATTGCGTCCTGTATGCGGTGGGCAAACCGGTGTACCACAAGTACACGGAACAACTGTTCGGGGCCTGGCTAAAGGATCCGGCCGCACGGAACGATGCGCTGGAGAAGAAGGTTTGGGCCACCCGAGAGAACGACACCAATCGGTTGTTCGAGTTCGCCAACAAGACCACGTACCGGAACAACGTGGCCACGAAAACGTACCGACTGGAGCGTCCGTTCCGG GGCAACGCGCACGTCGTCTACAATGGGTCCTTTTACTACAACGAGCGCAACTCACCGAGAATCGTCAAGTATGACCTCAACGTGGAGCGCCAAACGG CAATGACCGAACTCGAGGGCGTCACAACGAACGGGTCCAACTATCTGTACACGACCGAAATCAATTACATGGACTTCAACGTGGACGACAATGGACTGTGGGTGATTTACGGCACGCCGGACTCGAACAACACGATGGTGGTCAAG CTGAACGAAAACAATCTGACGGTACAGTACGGGTGGAACATTAGCGTCAACCATCACAAGGTGGGCGAAATGTTCATCGTTTGCGGCGTACTGTACGCGATCGATTCCGTGACGGAGCGGAACACGAAAATCCGCCTGGCGCTCGATCTCTACCACAGCAAACTGCTCGACGTGAGCCTGGCGTTCACCAACCCGTTCCGAAAGACGACCACCGTGGGCTACAATTTCAAAAACAAG GAGCTGTACACGTGGGACCGTGGCAATCAGTTGACCTACCCGATCCGGTACCACGAGATAGGGTACAACACGACCGCCTCGGAGAAGGCGGACGACGGGCTGAACCCACAGATGCAAACCGGATACGACATCTTCACCGACCACGACACCGAAACGGAGGACGTACGCTAA
- the LOC128268367 gene encoding hydroxymethylglutaryl-CoA synthase 1, translating to MGSNNASQSKWPERVGIVGLEIVFPSQFVDQTELEAFDGASAGKYTVGLGQQRMGFCSDREDINSLCLTVVRNLLDRYQIPLSRIGRLEVGTETIVDKSKSVKSVLMQLFEPEGVTDLEGIDTTNACYGGTAALLNAINWIESSSWDGRLALVVCGDIAVYAQGSARPTGGAGAVAMLVGPDAPLCFDRGLRATYMKHAYDFYKPDLSSEYPVVDGKLSIQCYLSALDACYQLYRKKFAERHPEPGAEPVTLDTFDALIFHSPYCKLVQKSLARIGLNDFVLATPDQRAARFPGLGQQFDSVRLENTYFDRDVEKAFMTQYADVFAAKTQRSLHLASQVGNMYTPSVYSCLVSLLIGSEVDELLGKRIGVFSYGSGLASSMYSLSVTNDRGRLVEFKRHLNYVQPLLDRRVKVAPAEFTRLMEVREKNNHAAPYEPTGSVDVLFPGTYFLKAVDSMHRRTYERVPPEHPSS from the coding sequence ATGGGTAGCAATAACGCGAGCCAAAGCAAGTGGCCGGAGCGGGTCGGGATCGTGGGGCTAGAGATCGTTTTCCCATCACAGTTCGTCGATCAGACGGAACTGGAGGCGTTCGATGGAGCGTCAGCCGGAAAATACACGGTCGGGTTGGGCCAGCAGCGGATGGGCTTCTGTTCTGACCGCGAGGACATTAACTCGCTCTGCCTGACCGTGGTGCGTAACCTGCTCGATCGCTACCAGATCCCGCTGAGCCGCATCGGGCGGCTCGAAGTCGGCACGGAGACGATCGTGGACAAGTCGAAGAGCGTCAAGTCGGTGCTGATGCAACTGTTCGAGCCGGAAGGCGTGACCGACCTGGAGGGTATCGACACGACGAACGCCTGCTACGGAGGGACGGCGGCCCTGTTGAACGCCATCAACTGGATCGAGTCGTCCAGCTGGGACGGTCGATTGGCACTCGTCGTCTGCGGGGATATCGCGGTGTACGCGCAAGGATCGGCCCGACCTACGGGAGGAGCCGGAGCGGTGGCGATGCTCGTCGGCCCGGATGCGCCGCTCTGCTTCGATCGTGGCCTGCGGGCGACGTACATGAAGCACGCGTATGACTTCTACAAACCCGACCTCAGCTCAGAGTATCCCGTGGTGGACGGGAAGCTCTCGATCCAGTGCTACCTAAGTGCCCTTGACGCGTGCTACCAGCTGTACCGGAAAAAGTTCGCCGAACGgcacccggagcccggagccgAGCCCGTCACGCTCGACACCTTCGATGCGCTCATCTTCCACAGTCCGTACTGCAAGCTGGTGCAGAAATCGCTGGCCCGCATCGGGTTGAACGATTTCGTGCTCGCCACGCCCGATCAGCGGGCGGCCCGCTTTCCTGGGCTGGGCCAGCAGTTCGACAGCGTGCGGCTCGAGAACACGTACTTCGATCGGGACGTGGAGAAAGCGTTCATGACGCAGTACGCCGACGTGTTTGCGGCGAAAACGCAACGCTCGCTGCATCTGGCCAGCCAGGTCGGCAACATGTACACACCGTCCGTGTACAGCTGTCTCGTTTCCCTGCTGATCGGCTCCGAGGTGGACGAGCTGCTCGGCAAGCGGATCGGCGTGTTTTCGTACGGTTCTGGGCTGGCCTCCTCGATGTACTCGCTCAGCGTCACCAACGACCGGGGGCGATTGGTGGAGTTTAAGCGGCACCTGAACTACGTCCAACCGCTGCTCGACCGGCGGGTGAAGGTCGCTCCGGCCGAGTTCACCCGGCTGATGGAGGTGCGAGAAAAGAACAACCACGCTGCACCGTACGAGCCGACCGGTTCGGTGGATGTCCTCTTTCCGGGTACCTACTTCCTCAAGGCGGTGGACTCGATGCACCGGCGAACGTACGAGCGGGTCCCACCGGAACATCCGTCTTCGTAG